The following nucleotide sequence is from Lentimicrobiaceae bacterium.
TAAAATGAGGGTATTGAAAACGAATACGGAACATCGTTTTCGTAGGTATAAATTCTGGTGTCGTAAGAATCGGTATCAAATAAAACGTAACGCATATCTAAACGCCAATTTTTATTTGCAGGTTTTATTTGTATTCCCTGATAAATCAGATGTCCAACTTCTTTACCCTTAGTTACCGAGTTTCGGTTTATAAATTCAAAACGATTTTGGACTTTCAGCCACGAAAGTAGTTGATAGTTGAACTGAATACGGTAATAGTCGCGGGAGATGGTGCCTATTTTGTTTAGTTTAAATTCGCTGCTGATGAAATTTTGTGGATTTATCATTTTTCTGTAGCTTCCGATAATTTCTCCACGTCTGGAAAACTCGTAAGTCAGCTGTGTAGCATATTCACTTCCTTTTGAAGGAGCATCAACGCGGTATTTCAGCCATTTGTACTCAAACATATCGGCGTAGGCACTAATTGTAACCTTATTTAGCGGAGTAGTTATAACTCCCAAGTACAAGCCGCTTTCGTTGGTGTTGTTGCCATTTTCGCCGAAGGCATTGCTTTTGGGATTAAAGTAATTTTTTTGGTAGTTTCGGAACACAGCCGACAGAGATATTTTTGGGTCGGGCGAAAACGAAGCACCTTGCAGAAAAGCCGTTCCTGCATCTAATTGATATGCAAATTCACCGTAGAGCGTAAGTTTTTTATATATCGTGCTATAATCAACGCCAAAGTATGTATTGTTTTCCAACGATGGATAAAACTTTTTGTACAAAGCGGTGTTTTCAACAAAAGGCATGTTGTAGCTTAGGTTTAGTGCAGAGGCTCCAATATTCAAAGAATTAAATCTGTAAGTAACTCTTCCGCCTATGGCTTGCTCTTTTACAGAGTTTTTCTTGTTTATTTCGCCCAAAGTCCTGTGATATCCGGTTTCTTGAATAGACGAAATTCTTTGTTCTATATCTGCTAAGGAATCGGAAGTGATTATGCCTGCATCTTTTGGAGTATTACCATAAAAAACCGTAAACTCAAAATTCCCAAAACCCAATGTTGTTGCAGCACCACGCATAAATGTATATTCATTTGACGAGCTGTGCGGTTTTATTGGGTCGCCGTACCTGCGAGAAACCAAGCTGCCGTTCATTTTGCCCATAGTAAAACCATTCCACATAACTAAGCCCTGTCCCAATTGCACTCTGTAATCGCCAATGGCAAGTTGTTTCACAAAGCCAACATCTTTAAGCATAAAATGGAGTGAATAAAAGTCGAAGCCTTTTTTCAGAGTATCGTACTTGTGGAAGAGCGGTTCGCCCGCATCTTTTTCGGCAACAAAGCCGAAACGCAAATAGTTTTTGTAGTTGTATTGAGCCCTTATCAGAAGAGCATCGGGACTGCCTAAATAATATCTGTTTGGGTTTAAGGCAAATGTTGAATCGTTGAATTGTCGGTAGCCCTTTTGTTCTTGCAAAACACGTTGATAACGCATCAATATATTGGTTTTGCCGTATTTAAAAGCCCTTTTCAGACTAAATTTTTCGGGGACATATTCGGAAAGTGTAACGTAAGGACTGATTAGCATTATAAAATCATCGCTAAACCCTTCGATAGTTATAAGTTCAAAAAGTGAAGTGATATCGCCGTAATTTTGCTTGTATTCCTGTAAGTTTTTAATCTGCTGTTCGTTGAGCAGCGGTAGTCGGCGAAGTTCGCTTTCGTCTTTGGCGTTGAGGTTTACGGGATTATATTTTAAATATTCGATATCCGTAACAAATTCGCTGAGGTCAACTTCGCTATCCAAACGTTCAATAATATTTTCCATTTGTTGTTCAATAGCGTCGTTTATAGGTGCCGACTGAATTGTGTCGATTTCTTGCGAAAAAACCTTAGTTCCTGCCAACAGCAAAACAAACATCAATGAGAACAAGGGTATTATATTTTTCATACGTCTTAAATATTTTTGATGTAAGGACATACTAAAAGCTTTTTCATTTACCAAACTTATATTGTAACGAAATTTGAGGCGAATATCCTAATATTTGATGAACATTAGAGGAAAGGTCGATAAAGAAATTGCTTAGCTGAAGTCCAACGCCGAACGTGTACCTGTACGGTTGAGTTGCAATGCCTATTCTTGCAAAAGCGAAATCTACAAACTTGTATTCCAATCCAGACCTAAACTCCATGTTTCTGTCTGATTGCTTAAATGCTTCGGCAGCGATAACGAGTTTGTCGTTGAATATGTAAGACAAACCGGCGTTAATGGTAGAAGGAATCCTTTCGTCGTTGTAGTCGCTTAGTTTAGCTTGAATAGGATTGAAAGTGTGAGCTCCGAAAATTATATTTTCGGTAATTTTAGCCATAATTCCTATTTCGAAGGTTACGTTTGTCTTTTTTCCGTAGTTTTCGGGAAGAGAGGTGTTGAGCACGTCAATTTGTACGCCCGCTGCAATATTTTTTCCAAGCATCATGGAGTAGGCAATTCCGCCCATAGCAGTGTTGTAATTGGCGTCGCCGCTATACGATGCCGAAACTCCAAAAGAGCCGTATTGAGTTTTGAGTGCAAAAGCTGCTTGCTGAAATCCCATTTCTTTAAGCAAAAATCTGTTTTCGTAATACAGACCAACGCCGCTTTGGTTGTAAAAGGCAAGTCCTGCCTGGTTATTGGTTACACTCCAAAAATCGGTTGATGTTACCGAAGTGTAGCCCATAGACGCCTGCCTGCCACCCGACGTGTATTTGTAGTTGTCGGCTCGAACGTTTATTATTAACAGCAATAATATCAATGTGTACAGAACGTTTTTCATATCTAAATTTTACAATTTATAATCTGCTATTTTGCAAAGTAAACCAATTTTACTTGATTATTTGAGGTCATAAAATTACTTATTTTTCTTAAAGCCGTACTTTTTTGATGTATTATTTTTACGTTAAGAGATTTTTCAGGATGAAAAATTAAGAGATTTCTTTTTGCATATAGTTGTCTATTGTTCGTTATAATGGATAATTATCATCAGCAGCCAAATCTAGCTATTCTTAATAAATCAGTTTTACAATAATAGTTTTGACAACTAAAATAGGTATATACTGTGCGTAGAATAACAATGATATTCTTCGCAAAATTTGCGTAGAATAAATGGTTTATTTCTGCATCAACTGATTTTTTCAGGATAAAAAATCCTATTTCCCCATATTTAGTACATTTGTAACGAACTTGTTTTGTGCAGATTATTTTTATGAAAAAAATTAAAAAAGTATTCTTTACAATATTTATTTTCGGAATAAGTATCAGCTTTTTTATTGCTTGCAGTGAAGACAGAGACTACAAGTGCGAAGATTACGACAATCTCCCGACTACAGATTTTGTATCGTACGAAAAAGCTGCTTCCATCAGCGATATTGTGTGCAATTTCATAAACAAAAACGATGTTCCTTGCGTTCAAATTTCAATTGTCGATAGTTTAGGCGAAATTTGGACAAAATCCTTTGGAAATACCGATATCGACAGAGCCGTTGAGCTTAGCAATGCCAATACTTTCAGAGTAGCAAGCATAACAAAAAGTATTGTGGCTACTGTAATTTTTAAATTAAGCGAGGAGGGAAAACTTAATTTGAACGATAAAATTTCAAAATATTTTGATGTTTTGGAAAGATTTGATGATATAAACATCTACAACTTGCTGAACCATAGCAGCGGATTAAGGGAATTATATACTTACCCGAATTTGTTATTTGTGTCGGCATCAAATCCTGCGAAAATCTGGAATCCGTACGAACTAGCCGATATGGTTTTAAATTCCATTACGATGTTTGACGTTAACGCAAAGCACGAATATTGTAACTCCAATTATTTATTGCTTGGCATAATAGCCGAAAAGGCGAGCAATAAAAGGTTTGATGAGCTTTTGAGCGAAATGCTGTCGGAACACAATATTAATAACACATTTTTTGCACCTATTCAAACAAGTAACACATTAATTTGCGGTTACGACAGACAGTTTTTCTTCGATAGAGAAAAATACACTCACTTTCCCGAATACACATCCCTTGCTTCTGCGGCTTATTGTTCGGGAAATATAGTTTCAAACAGCGGCGATATTGCAAAATTTTTTCATTTATTGTTCAACAATAAAATTCTGAGCGAACAATCGCTTGATATTATGAAAACTTGTTATTCTGCTGATTCTGACAACGAACATATTTCGTCTTTTTGTAACGGGGTTATTTCGTTTGAATTTGACGATGATGATTATTTCGGTCACGACGGAAATATTGTAGGATTTGAAAGTATTGTGCTTTATTCGCCCAAAGACAAGTTTACACTAACAATATTGATTAATAAATCCGACAAATTAATTGAGGAAATAACCGAACAGATTCTTGATGTTTTATGAAACAAAATTGCAGAGCATTTATATTAACGTTAGTTTTATTGTGGGTTAGCATTGTTTCGTACTCGCAAGATGAAAACTATTTGCATACTGTATATGTTTCGTTGCCTACTCAATATCCCTACACTATTGTCAGCTACGAAGCAAATGTTTTAAACGTCAAGAAATTTACTTTTAAGCCGCGTGCCGGCATTGGCACAAGTGTATTACGACCTTCGAGAGGAAAAGATTTTAACCTGAACACTTCGTTGGTAGCACTTTTTGGAAATTCAAAACACAAGTTAGAGTTTGGCATGGGTTTGATACATAATTTTTATTCAAACTACAATTATGATTTACGCGAAGATAAATTGAAATACAAGCCCTATATATATTACCAATTGGGCTATAGACTGATTTTAAACGATAAATTTATGTTCAAATTCTGTTATTACCCGATAACAGGCATGAGTTTTAATAAATTTACAAGTTTTCGGTATTTAGATTTAGGCATTGGTTATAATTTTGGCGTCTCAAAAATTACAAAAAGAAATAATCAATGAAATCGCAGACAAAGGGAATATTGTCGGTTTGTGTAACGGCTTTGCTATGGGGATTTTTGGCTATTGTAGTCGAGGTTGCACTTCGTTTTATAGATGCACAAACAATGGTATGGTTTAGATTTGCTTTTGCAGCCACAGTTTTGTTGCTGTATTTTGTTTTTCGCAAGCCAAACGATTTAAAAAACATACTCAAAAAGTTTCCGCCGGCTCTATTGTTGGCAGGTATTTGTTTGGGATTTAACTATTACGGTTATGCCAAAGGTTTGGACTATACGTCGCCATCAACAACACAGGTATTTATCCAGATGGGACCTATTATGTTGGCAATTGTAGGAGTTGTTTTTTATAAGGAGAAGTTTAATACAAAACAGTTGGTAGGGATAATTATAGCCTTTTGCGGGCTCGTGCTTTTTTATTTCAATCAATTGAAAGTAATGGTTGACGAAAGCTTTAACTTAGGCTTTTTGTTAATCGTTTTTGCGGCAGTTTCGTGGGTGGTTTACGCAATAAATCAGAAAAAATTGGTAAAACAGTACAATACTCAGTTGTTGAATCTTTTTATATATCTGATTCCGGCTTTGTTTTACATACCTGTAGCCAATTTCTCAGTATTTGGCAACCTAAACATAAATCAGTGGCTTATAATGATTTTTTTGGGAGCTAATACTTTGTTGGCTTACGGCTTTTTGGCTGTGGCTTTAAAGCATATAGAAGCGTATAAAGTCAGCATCATTATTACGCTTAACCCTATTATTACCGTTGTAGTAATGAGTATTTTATACCGAATGCAAGTAAGCTGGATACAAGGCGAACAACTTGAACCGCTTTCGGCATTAGGAGCTATATTGCTTTTGGGCGGAGCGGTAATGTCTATATATTATTCGAGATTGAATTTTAAAGACAAAAAATTACCCAAACATTAATTTTGGAGACGTGATGTGCGTTTGTAAGTGTTATGAATACTGATAATGCATTTCCTTTTGAGCGTTTTTAATCATAAAGTGCAGTCTGTTGAAAATGTTTGCTTCGCTCATACCGCTGTCGAAATCTAAAAACAGCAAGTTCATATTAGGATACACTTCTTTGGTTCTTTTTTCAATTCCTTTTGAGATAACGTGATTTGCAATGCATCCAAACGGTTGTAAGCTAACGACATTATTTATACCGTTGTGAGCAAATTCGGCAAACTCGGCGGGTATTTGCCAACCTTCGCCAAACTGAGCGTTAAGGTTTATTATATCCGATGCCATTTTAGCGTCGTCGTGAATATTGGTTATGGGAACGTAGTAGGGATAGTCGTGCAAGTTTTTTTCCATCTTGTGGATAACCTTATATATCAGTTTCAAGGCAAAATCGGAAGCAAATTTTGGGATTTGTCTGTTCATAACATTTCCTTCAATTCTTGCTTCTTTGTTTGCAAAAGAAGAGATAAAGAATTTGACAATAGGAGGCAAAACCGGCTCAACACCTTGTTCCATAAGCCAATTTACAACATTTTTGTGTCCGAAGTTGTTGTACTTGACGTAAATTTCGCCTACAACGCCAATTCGGGGAATATCTGCGAAGCTGTTAACTGAAGCAAATTCATTTTTTGCATCAACTACCAACTTGTAAAAAATCTTGTCATTGTTGTCTCTCAATGCATCGGCACCTAATTCGATATATTTATTTTTTATTTTTTCCGATGCACCTTTAACTGTTTCGCGAGGAACGGTAGAGTAGTAAAACTGAGACAGACAGTCGGCGTAAACCAAGCAAGTTAAGATGCTTTTTATACCCTTAAACCAATTGATTTTAAATCCGGGTTGCTCGTTCAATCCTGCGGTAAACGAAACCGTAACTATTGGTATATCGCCGTGTCCGGAGGCAATCATTGCTTTTTTAATCAGAGCTACGTAATTGGTTGCACGGCATTGTCCACCTGTTTGAGTAATACCCAAAGCGATTTCATCTCGCTTGTACTTGCCTGTATCAAGGGCTTTTATAAGGTCGCCTACAACCAAAGTTGCCGGATAGCAAATCTCGTTGTTGGAATATCTTAGTCCGTACTTGACCGTATTTATGTCGCTTGGAGGCAAGTTTTCCAACTTATAGCCCATCATTTCGAAAGCCGAAGGTATAAACGGAGAATAAAAATCGCCGAACCAAGGTGCTAATATTGTACGTTGTCGGTCTTTTTTAGTAAACGGAGGCGTTTGTATTTGAATTTTCTTTGGCTTGATTTCAGAAGTGTTTTTAAATCTCAAACTCTCAATCAGAGAACGGAATCGGAGTTTTACAGAGCCAACATTATTGATATCGTCAACTTTAATAACGGTTGCATTTTTACCGCCACGTCTTAATATATCGTTTACTTCGTCCAATATAAATGCGTCGGGACCGCAGCCAAACGAAGTTATTTGCACGTAATGAACCAAGTTGCTTTTTTCATTTGCAACCCACAATGCCGATTTAAAAATTCTGTTGGTGTACGCCCATTGCATAACGCTTTGCACTTTTTTGGCGTCGGTTTCAAGGTTTCTGACTATATTTTCGGTAATAACATCAACGCCAAAATCAGAAATAAGGTCGGATATTTTGTGCTGAATTAACGGGTCTATGTGGTAAGGTCTGGCGGCAAGCAAAATAACTATTCTGTTTTCTTCAACGGCTTTGTTATAAATTTCGTTTGCTCTATTGCATAATGTGCGTTCGTAGCGCTCTTGCTCGGCTATTGCCTTATCGAAAGCAGCATTGAAATTTTTCAAATCAACGTCGGGTAAAATTTGTTTCAAGTACTGCTTGCAAGACTTCTTCATCAAATTTTTATTGTTGAAGTTAAATGTAGGAGCATCGACAGGGATATTATAATTTTTTTCGGGGTCTATGGAACTTATAATAACATCGGAATAACCCGTTACAATAGGACAGTTGTAGCTGTTGTTAGTCGATTCATCTTCCTTTTTCTCGTAAACAACGTAAGGAAAAAATATTCTGTCAACTTTTTTCTCTATCAAGTCGTAAACATGTCCGTGTACTAATTTTGCAGGAAAACAAATATTGTCAGCCATAACGGTTGCTATGCCTTTTTCGTACAGATCCATTGTTGATTTATCTGACAAAACAATGTTTATATCAAAACTATTGAAAAAGCTGTTCCAAAAAGGATAATTCTCGTAAATGCCTAAACCTCTGAATATTCCCAAATTTAATTTTCCCGAAGTCTTAACCTCGCGGTTGAAAAGCAAGTCGTATTTTTCGGCGTGCATGTTGATACCTTTTTTCCGTCTCTCACCTTGATTTGTGAATATTTTTTCACACTTATTGCCCGAATAATACTTGTTGCCGTTTTCGAATACGAATTGCGTAACCAAACAGTTGTTTTCGCAGCCCTTACAGTTTAATTTCTTTTCGCTCTTAATAATCGGCTTAACAAATTGCGACAACTTGCGTTCGGTATTTTTACCCGATTGGTGCATTTTTTTTGCGTACAAGGCAGCTCCGTAAGCTCCCATGTGTTCGGGTTGGTCGGTAACCATTACCTCTTTGTTTAGCTCAATTTCCAAAGCCCTTAAAACCGACAAGTTTCTGAAAGTGCCGCCCTGCACCATAATATGGTCGCCAAGTTCTTTCTTGTCTTTTATTTTAAGAACTTTGTTCAAACAGTTTTTGATGACCGAA
It contains:
- a CDS encoding helix-hairpin-helix domain-containing protein, with the translated sequence MKNIIPLFSLMFVLLLAGTKVFSQEIDTIQSAPINDAIEQQMENIIERLDSEVDLSEFVTDIEYLKYNPVNLNAKDESELRRLPLLNEQQIKNLQEYKQNYGDITSLFELITIEGFSDDFIMLISPYVTLSEYVPEKFSLKRAFKYGKTNILMRYQRVLQEQKGYRQFNDSTFALNPNRYYLGSPDALLIRAQYNYKNYLRFGFVAEKDAGEPLFHKYDTLKKGFDFYSLHFMLKDVGFVKQLAIGDYRVQLGQGLVMWNGFTMGKMNGSLVSRRYGDPIKPHSSSNEYTFMRGAATTLGFGNFEFTVFYGNTPKDAGIITSDSLADIEQRISSIQETGYHRTLGEINKKNSVKEQAIGGRVTYRFNSLNIGASALNLSYNMPFVENTALYKKFYPSLENNTYFGVDYSTIYKKLTLYGEFAYQLDAGTAFLQGASFSPDPKISLSAVFRNYQKNYFNPKSNAFGENGNNTNESGLYLGVITTPLNKVTISAYADMFEYKWLKYRVDAPSKGSEYATQLTYEFSRRGEIIGSYRKMINPQNFISSEFKLNKIGTISRDYYRIQFNYQLLSWLKVQNRFEFINRNSVTKGKEVGHLIYQGIQIKPANKNWRLDMRYVLFDTDSYDTRIYTYENDVPYSFSIPSFYGNGSRFYAMFRTDLNRNVTVMLRYAITHYNDRHTISSDLSEIQGNNKSDFKAVLRLKF
- a CDS encoding serine hydrolase, with translation MKKIKKVFFTIFIFGISISFFIACSEDRDYKCEDYDNLPTTDFVSYEKAASISDIVCNFINKNDVPCVQISIVDSLGEIWTKSFGNTDIDRAVELSNANTFRVASITKSIVATVIFKLSEEGKLNLNDKISKYFDVLERFDDINIYNLLNHSSGLRELYTYPNLLFVSASNPAKIWNPYELADMVLNSITMFDVNAKHEYCNSNYLLLGIIAEKASNKRFDELLSEMLSEHNINNTFFAPIQTSNTLICGYDRQFFFDREKYTHFPEYTSLASAAYCSGNIVSNSGDIAKFFHLLFNNKILSEQSLDIMKTCYSADSDNEHISSFCNGVISFEFDDDDYFGHDGNIVGFESIVLYSPKDKFTLTILINKSDKLIEEITEQILDVL
- a CDS encoding DMT family transporter encodes the protein MKSQTKGILSVCVTALLWGFLAIVVEVALRFIDAQTMVWFRFAFAATVLLLYFVFRKPNDLKNILKKFPPALLLAGICLGFNYYGYAKGLDYTSPSTTQVFIQMGPIMLAIVGVVFYKEKFNTKQLVGIIIAFCGLVLFYFNQLKVMVDESFNLGFLLIVFAAVSWVVYAINQKKLVKQYNTQLLNLFIYLIPALFYIPVANFSVFGNLNINQWLIMIFLGANTLLAYGFLAVALKHIEAYKVSIIITLNPIITVVVMSILYRMQVSWIQGEQLEPLSALGAILLLGGAVMSIYYSRLNFKDKKLPKH
- a CDS encoding BadF/BadG/BcrA/BcrD ATPase family protein; translated protein: MGEILNIGLDAGSTTIKVVLTDSNKNIVYKTYGRHYADVLGSLINIFDEIIVKFGNIKVRMAITGSAGMGIAERSNLSFIQEVVASCELIEDMYPDTSVFVDIGGEDSKMIFFSKGKSPDMRMNGSCAGGTGSFIDQMASLLNVSIDEFNSLAENAKNTYPIASRCGVFSKTDVQNLLARNVCREDIAASVFKAVSMQVITALARGYKPKPKVFLCGGPLTFIPELRKAFINEINFSDSDVTISEHSEVIPAWGAAILAEEKSEVKTLKEFIDIIKNPVSNITAAKSNLRPLFESEAEFNDWKKSKEKYKIPTIEISNLKTDNCYIGVDSGSTTTKIVAIDEDDNVFFKYYSKNKGTSLNTFTEGLNLLMSEAKKHNKDLNVIGTCATGYGEDLIKTAYQLDHGMVETIAHYLAACHFQKDVSFILDIGGQDMKATFIQNEIIKRLEINEACSSGCGSFIETFANSLNYDVKSFSEIALQSKSPCDLGTRCTVFMNSKVKQSQREGADVADISAGLGYSVIKNCLNKVLKIKDKKELGDHIMVQGGTFRNLSVLRALEIELNKEVMVTDQPEHMGAYGAALYAKKMHQSGKNTERKLSQFVKPIIKSEKKLNCKGCENNCLVTQFVFENGNKYYSGNKCEKIFTNQGERRKKGINMHAEKYDLLFNREVKTSGKLNLGIFRGLGIYENYPFWNSFFNSFDINIVLSDKSTMDLYEKGIATVMADNICFPAKLVHGHVYDLIEKKVDRIFFPYVVYEKKEDESTNNSYNCPIVTGYSDVIISSIDPEKNYNIPVDAPTFNFNNKNLMKKSCKQYLKQILPDVDLKNFNAAFDKAIAEQERYERTLCNRANEIYNKAVEENRIVILLAARPYHIDPLIQHKISDLISDFGVDVITENIVRNLETDAKKVQSVMQWAYTNRIFKSALWVANEKSNLVHYVQITSFGCGPDAFILDEVNDILRRGGKNATVIKVDDINNVGSVKLRFRSLIESLRFKNTSEIKPKKIQIQTPPFTKKDRQRTILAPWFGDFYSPFIPSAFEMMGYKLENLPPSDINTVKYGLRYSNNEICYPATLVVGDLIKALDTGKYKRDEIALGITQTGGQCRATNYVALIKKAMIASGHGDIPIVTVSFTAGLNEQPGFKINWFKGIKSILTCLVYADCLSQFYYSTVPRETVKGASEKIKNKYIELGADALRDNNDKIFYKLVVDAKNEFASVNSFADIPRIGVVGEIYVKYNNFGHKNVVNWLMEQGVEPVLPPIVKFFISSFANKEARIEGNVMNRQIPKFASDFALKLIYKVIHKMEKNLHDYPYYVPITNIHDDAKMASDIINLNAQFGEGWQIPAEFAEFAHNGINNVVSLQPFGCIANHVISKGIEKRTKEVYPNMNLLFLDFDSGMSEANIFNRLHFMIKNAQKEMHYQYS